From the Pseudomonas sp. VD-NE ins genome, the window TAGTGGAACAGTCCGACTCCGGGCAACGGATAGCTGTGGTTGCGGCCGTCGACGTCGTAGAACGTCAGGCCATCGTCGACGCAGTCAAACCGTGTGCTGAACTCGTTGATCCAGCGGGCACCGAGTTCGCTCTGATCGTAGGCGCCAAGGCGTGAATTATAGGTACGCGTCCACTCGATCGGGAACGGCCCGGACAGGCTGAAATCGGTATGGCTGAAGCTCTCCGAACCCAACGCAAAACTGATGCTGTGAGCGGTAGTGGAACAGGCGCAATTTTTCTTCGGTGCGGGCGCGTGTGTTGCTGGAGCTTGTTGCGCGGTGGCTTCCAGCCTGCCCTCACCGGCCTTGTGCTGAGCTTTGGACGTAGTGCCGGGTTTGACACTGGCGCCTTGACCATGAGAACGCCGCTTACGCCAAGTCGCCACGGCACCTGCGAGCATTTGCAGCAGCCAACCGATGGAGTGCTTGACACCGGGATCGCCCAGTTTCTTCATCTGGGTCCGCAGTTCCGTGCCCATGGTGCGCAGCATTGACGTGTTGCTCAACACCAATGCCTTGGCACTGTCGGGCAGCAGGTTCTTCGCAGCGGTGTTGGCGACACCTTTTCCTGCAGCCTTGTAGGCACTGAACGCGGCACCGAAAATATTGCCAATGGCCGCCTTGGGGTTGTGCAGTAATTGACCACTGGCCGCACTCATCTTCGCACTCGCGGCCTTCATGTCGCCTTTTGCGTCGAGCTTGCCGTTGACTACGGTTTCCAGGCCCTTGGCAATCTCGTTTACTGCTTTCTGACCTAGCTCGCCTGCGTCGTCAAGAATGCTCGCCAGCTTGGGTTTGGCCTGTCCGACGAAGTCATCGATGGTACCGACGATGGTGGCATTCAAATGTCCGATCAGGACTTCTATCAGCGAGTCACCCAACAACATTTTTGCACTGTTGCGCAGTTCCTGACGGACCAATGACAAGGTCGGACGCAGGGTCATGCGCGCCGACGCCATGGTCGGCGGTGCCGGCAGCACACCGATCAGATTGATGCCCAGGCTGACCCAGTCGAGGACTTGCCGCTGCTTGCTTTTGGCCAGTGTGACGATATCTCCGAGCGCATCCACCAGGGCCATGATGTTGCCCACGACCGGCAACGCGCCAGCGACGTTCTTGACGCGTTCAAGGGTGACCACGCCACCGCTGATCGATTGCAGCCAGGCGTCAAATTTCGCTGCCCCGCGCCCGACGTCTTTGATGTCGATGGTGTTGAGCGGCACGACCGCTACTTGCGGCTCACGTTTTTTCGCAACAGCGGTTTCAGTGGTCATTGCAGTTTCTCACCCGTCAGAGGTCCGTTCTCAGGAAAGTGATTGAAAGCGTTTGTCCGTGCAGGTCAAACGCCACGCCGCTGGCTCTCCATCAGCGGCATTGCAGCATTCAGCTGACGACCGCGCCTTTCGGGCCACTGGCAATCAGCGCAGCGCCGCAGGCGGTTTTCATGCCATCTAGCGCGATGGGCGTGCCATCGACGGTGTAAGTGCTGCTGCCCTCGGCAATCGGGAATATCCCTTTGCACAACGGGCAACTGACTTTGTGACCGACCCCGGCAATGGGCTTGCCGTTGAGGTCAGTCTGGGAGAAAGCTTCGAGGACCTTGCCACCGTGAGTGGTGGAGTCGCCCAAGCGAATGGCGTCTTTCATGTTGTCACTCCTTTGACCAGGCCTTTGCCAGGCGAAGTTGATCCACGCGATCAATCAAGCATGAAACCTCTGGCAATCCGGTTTCAATGTTTCTTACTCAACCATCCAGACATCTTCATAGCCTGCTGTATTACCTACTGGCGAAGCAGGCCGTATTCATAATCCAACCACCCGCTTTCCTCTCCCTCACTCAGGTAGTCGATCACTTCATCAAGAGAAACGCTTACGGGAATATTTACGGAAAAGAATTTTTCACTCATTCCTTCCCAAGTGCATCCCATGTCAACCAGTTTCTCCAGGACGATGGAAATATGAGGCTCCCCTGCATCAAAAAAGATAATTCGAATAGTGCTGTTTCCACTGCTTGTGATCACCTTGTCAAAGTAACGCTCACCGTCGGCCCCCGCTTTAGTCAGAATCTCGTCATCGAGACAAGCATCCTTGGAGTAGAACGGTATGTTTTTCACCGTGAATGATCCGCAAGCCATTGACTCTGCCCAAACACTCTCACTTGAGACGGGTGGGTAATCATTCGTGACGGCTAATCTAAAAAAAATCTTTTCCATTTCTGATCCTTAAGGCGTCCACCGCTGGCCGATTGCAGCCAGGCATCAAAGGTTGCCGCACTGCTGGCGACGTCCTGAATGTCGATGGCATTGAGTGGAACGATGGCAACCTGAGGCTCACGTTTTACGATTTCAGTGGTCATGACAGCATCTCTCCCGCCAACAGGCCCGGGGTTTTCAAGGAAGGTTTTGGAAGCGTTGGTGCGGGAAGCGTCGGTAACTGGCCGCCCTTGCTCGCGGCGCCAAGGATGCTCGACGCGCTCGGCATCGCTGCACTCGCCAGTTTCGGCAACCCGGCCACCCCGCCCTGCACCACACCTTTCACCTGCTGCGCTGTTTGCATCGCACCTTGCGCCGTCTGCATCGCACTCATCCCTGTTTGCGCCATGTCCTTACCCTTCTCCAACATCTCCCAACTCTTGCTCGGCAACACCTGCGCGACCATGGCTTGTACCTGACTCGGCACCTCTTCCGGCCCCGGCGGATTCAATGGCCATTCCGGCTTACCGATGTAACTGCCATCGCTCCAGGTGTCCGCCGGATCCTTGCCGAACAGCACACGCGCCGGCCCCGGTGCAGCGCCGGCGACGCTGGCGAAACCCTTGCCGTCGAGCTTGCCCTTGATGCTTTTACCCAGCGCATCGATGACTTCGTAATCGCCTTCCTTGATGCCTTGGCGCCCGGCGTATTGGTTGAACAGTTCCAGATTGCCCTTGCCCGGTTTCGGCGGTTCCGGGAATACCCCGGCCAAAGATTTCGCGCCGGTGTAGGCGAAGTTCGCCGCGTGGGCGGTGTACGGGCCGCTGGTGGCGTGGGTGATGCCGCCGGCGTTGTAGGTGGTGGCGCTGCCGCCGCCCTGGATCACCAGTTCGGTTTTCGCGGTGATGGTGATGCGATCGGCGTTGGCGGTGATGTTGAGTTTGGCCAGCAGGTTGATGCTGTCCTTCAGCGCACGCACGTCGATGTCGCCGGAGGCCGCGACCAAGCGCCAGCCCATGCTTTGCACGAACAGGCGCATGCCGCGACTGGCGCTGGCCAGCAGGCGTTTGCCGATCGACAGGCTGGTGTGGCCGGTGCTGCTCAGGGCCAGGTGTTCGCCGGTGGCGATGTGGCTTGAGCGCGGTGTGGTCAGGGCGATGCCGGCCGGGCTGGCGAGGACCAGATGCGGTTCGGTGAACTCGGGGAATTCGTTGGCGGTGAGGTTGGCCGGGCCACTGCCGAGCACGCCTTGATGCTGGGCATGCAATGCCTTGGCGACGTCGTCCTGATCGCCAGCCTCCTGGGCCTGCAACTCTTTGGCTTGAACGGCGAAGCCATCCTGCTGATCGCTAGCCGTGGCGAGACGCTCGGCCGTTTCCGGCAGATCCTTGTGGTGTTTCGATTCGTTCGGACGCGGCTCGGTGGTGATCAACAGGCCGGCCGCCGCACGCACCGCACCGTGGCGGTCGGTTCGTAACTCAAAACCTTCACCGCGCGGCTGACCACCGCTCGGGCGCGGATGGGTCAGGTAACCGAGGTTGATCGCACTCGCGCCGTGGTCGCTGCGCAGCGCAATGCTGATCTCGCTGGTGGTGTCGTCGATGCGCAGTTCGTTGGCGCGGCTGCCCTTGTATTCCTTGCTCTTGACCGTCGCCAGGGTTTTGAAATCCGGCAGTTTGTACGGCGGCAGATTCGCGCCGTGGTAAAGGCAACCGGTGATCAGCGGCTGATCGGGATCGCCCTCAAGGAAGGTGATTAACACCTCCATGCCGACCCGTGGGATGTTGATCGAGCCAAAGGTTTCCGCGGCCCAGCTCGACGCGACGCGCATCCAGCAACTGGTCATGTCGTCGTGTTTGCCTTCGCGGTCCCAGAAGAATTGCACCTTCACCCGGCCGTACTGGTCGCAATAGATCTCTTCGCCTTCGGGGCCGCAGACCACCGCACTTTGCGTGCCGAGGACTTTCGGTTTCGGGTGATCGAGCGGCGGACGGTATGGCACGTCCCACGGGATCGCGCTGAAGCGGTTGCGGTAGCCCTGGTGAAAATCGTCCTTGAGGTCGGTGGTGTCGCTGGTCACCGACTCTTCCAGCACCTGCGGTTGTTTACCTTCGTGGAAGATTTCGGTGAGCAGCCACAAGTCATTCCAGGTCGGATTGGCGTGGTCGGTCAGGGCGAGGAAATGTCCGCTGACGAGGATCGGCTGATCGCTGTTGCCCTCGGCCAGGCGATAGTCACTGCGGTGACGTTCGAGCGCGCGATTGGCCAGGTGTTTGCCGCGCTCGCGATCGACGAAACGACCCGGGTAATCGTAGTCTTCGAGGTCCGGTTGGGCGCTGCTTTTGGCGTCGCTTTCCAGCTCGATTTTCGGTTTGACGAAGTCGTAATCACGCCGCGTGGTGCGGCTGGTGCGCGTGGCCAGACGCAGGCCGAAACGCTTGACCACCGGTTTGTCGGCGACCAGTCCGGAGTCCTGCTGATAGGCCACTGGCGCGAGTTTCGGGAACACCGTCTGGTCATCGCCGAAGGTCAGTTTGTGGCCGCTGGACGTGTGCTGGAAGTGGTAGTGAATGCCCTCTTCTTCACACAAGCGCTGGATGAAATCCAGGTCCGATTCGTCGTACTGCACGCAGTAAATGCGCTCGGGGTAAATCGCGCTGAGCTGGAAGTGGTAATCGCTGGCGAGGATGCCGTGTTCTTCCAGCACCTGGCTGATGATCTGCTGCACGGTCATCTGCTGGAAGATGCGCTGGTTGACCCGGTGCGCGAGGTAGACCAGTTGCGGGCGCAGGGAGATCTTGTAGCGCGTCAGGCGCTTGCCCGCCTCGCCCTGAGCGATGCTGTAGACCAGCCCGTGGATCCCCGTGCCGGTTGGCGACAGCTGAAGAAACGCCAGTTTGTGCAGCACGCTTTCGAGGTTGATCGAGGCCTTTTCGCTGACCAGTTCCAGCTCGAATTCGAACGGCGTGTTAAGGGCCTCGCGACCGGTGAACGACAGCACCTGGAAATCGCTGTCGATGCCATCGACGGTCAGATTGAAATGAGGCTGGTTGGCCGGTGAGAACATTCCCTTGTCCCTCGCGCAGTGCTGCAACGCGCCTCGGATTGTAAGAATCCGCGGCGAAAAATTCCTTGATCGAGTGGTGAACTCGACCAGCAAAGCTGGTCGAGTCGGTACAACCTTCAGCCGTAATTAAACGACTGGAGCACGCCAGTCATCGGAACCCGAAGTACCGGAAACTTCGTGGGTCCAGGTGATTTTGCGGTAGGTGAACTGCACTTCTTCCAGGTGGGTGAAGTGCGCGTTGCCTGGGTCCTGGCAGTTGTGCATTTTGTTGTTGATGGCGACGATGATCGCGTCTTCCAGTTTGGTGGTGTAGTAGTGCTCTTGGGTGCCTTGCGCCGAAGTGCGGTACCACTGGATAACGATTTCGCTCATGCGCTCGCCGGAAGTCAGCGCCGCTTGCAGCAGTGGCGAAGCCTTGTCGTAGACCTTGGTGATGACCACTGGCTTGTGCACGCGCTGACCGGTTGGCTGACCGGATTGCGGGTCACGCGGGATGATCACGTCGTGGGTGAAAGCCTGCACCATGACCTGGTCTTCGTGGCCTTCCTGAAAGGTGTTGCCAACGGAGTCGGCGGTGAATGCGCCGGCGGTGATCAGGCCTTGTTTTTCGCCAGTGACGGACATGTACGCTGGTGTTGCCATGGGGATGCTCTCCTTGCTCGAAACACACAACCGA encodes:
- a CDS encoding type VI secretion system tip protein TssI/VgrG; its protein translation is MFSPANQPHFNLTVDGIDSDFQVLSFTGREALNTPFEFELELVSEKASINLESVLHKLAFLQLSPTGTGIHGLVYSIAQGEAGKRLTRYKISLRPQLVYLAHRVNQRIFQQMTVQQIISQVLEEHGILASDYHFQLSAIYPERIYCVQYDESDLDFIQRLCEEEGIHYHFQHTSSGHKLTFGDDQTVFPKLAPVAYQQDSGLVADKPVVKRFGLRLATRTSRTTRRDYDFVKPKIELESDAKSSAQPDLEDYDYPGRFVDRERGKHLANRALERHRSDYRLAEGNSDQPILVSGHFLALTDHANPTWNDLWLLTEIFHEGKQPQVLEESVTSDTTDLKDDFHQGYRNRFSAIPWDVPYRPPLDHPKPKVLGTQSAVVCGPEGEEIYCDQYGRVKVQFFWDREGKHDDMTSCWMRVASSWAAETFGSINIPRVGMEVLITFLEGDPDQPLITGCLYHGANLPPYKLPDFKTLATVKSKEYKGSRANELRIDDTTSEISIALRSDHGASAINLGYLTHPRPSGGQPRGEGFELRTDRHGAVRAAAGLLITTEPRPNESKHHKDLPETAERLATASDQQDGFAVQAKELQAQEAGDQDDVAKALHAQHQGVLGSGPANLTANEFPEFTEPHLVLASPAGIALTTPRSSHIATGEHLALSSTGHTSLSIGKRLLASASRGMRLFVQSMGWRLVAASGDIDVRALKDSINLLAKLNITANADRITITAKTELVIQGGGSATTYNAGGITHATSGPYTAHAANFAYTGAKSLAGVFPEPPKPGKGNLELFNQYAGRQGIKEGDYEVIDALGKSIKGKLDGKGFASVAGAAPGPARVLFGKDPADTWSDGSYIGKPEWPLNPPGPEEVPSQVQAMVAQVLPSKSWEMLEKGKDMAQTGMSAMQTAQGAMQTAQQVKGVVQGGVAGLPKLASAAMPSASSILGAASKGGQLPTLPAPTLPKPSLKTPGLLAGEMLS
- a CDS encoding Hcp family type VI secretion system effector, with translation MATPAYMSVTGEKQGLITAGAFTADSVGNTFQEGHEDQVMVQAFTHDVIIPRDPQSGQPTGQRVHKPVVITKVYDKASPLLQAALTSGERMSEIVIQWYRTSAQGTQEHYYTTKLEDAIIVAINNKMHNCQDPGNAHFTHLEEVQFTYRKITWTHEVSGTSGSDDWRAPVV
- a CDS encoding PAAR domain-containing protein produces the protein MKDAIRLGDSTTHGGKVLEAFSQTDLNGKPIAGVGHKVSCPLCKGIFPIAEGSSTYTVDGTPIALDGMKTACGAALIASGPKGAVVS
- a CDS encoding DUF4265 domain-containing protein, whose translation is MEKIFFRLAVTNDYPPVSSESVWAESMACGSFTVKNIPFYSKDACLDDEILTKAGADGERYFDKVITSSGNSTIRIIFFDAGEPHISIVLEKLVDMGCTWEGMSEKFFSVNIPVSVSLDEVIDYLSEGEESGWLDYEYGLLRQ